The Anaerolineales bacterium region CGGCGCGGAAAGTCTCGCTCATGTAGGCGCCGTAGTTCAATCCCAGCGCAAGCACACCTGCGAGAAGTCCGCTCAGGATGATTCCCAATTGAGGTAAGGCGAGAAAAAAGAAAAATATCTGGAGGTAAAGAGGCGTGCCGCGTATCAGCGAAACATAAAATGTGCTGATCGCAAAAATAGGCGGAACTGTTGAAAGCCTGCCCAGCGCAGTCAACAGCGCTAACGTCATCGCAAGCGTGATGGATAAAATGGAAACGAGAAGCGTCTCGCCCAAACCTGAGCCGATAAACGCGATATTAGCCCGCATGAAATCGGTATCCAGTTGGATGGTCTCATAGCCTAATACGGTTGTCCCGCTGAACAAGAAAATAAGGATGAGGAGCAATACTCCCCATGTGGCTCCAACGCCCATGCGGAATTGCCGTTGTTTTCTTTGTTGCGCTTCGACAATCAGGTCGGCTTGTGATTTGGTTGAAGTGGTCGTGGTTTCCATTAGCGTCGGTTGGAATGATACCGTATGGGTCGAGTCTGGCGGTCCTCTGCCATGAACCTGACATCTAAGAATGTTGGAAAAAAGGGAAGCGGCTCTTGCCGCTTCCCTTTTTGGAAGCAGTAGGCTACTTGGGAGCCTGCGTCAGATCAACGTCGAACCATTTGAGCGAGAGTTCGGAAAGTTTGCCGTCTTCATGCATCTTGGTGAAGATGTTGTTGACTTCGGTGACCAACGATGCCGTTGGCAGGCTGGACGATTTATCGAACGCGGCGGCTAGGTCTTCCGAGAAAACCGGCGAACCGAGTTTGACCACCGGGAATCCTGCCGCGATGTTTGCATCAACAACGGTTTCAGAGGTGACATAGCCGACGAAATCTTCGCGACCGGCGGCGATCGCTTGCGCGCATTCCTGATCGGTCTCAAGCGGCACAACGGTGACGTTCGGCGCTTCGGCGTAAATGGACGAGGCGGGTAAGCCCAAGCCGTCCATATCGTGGTTCAACCACGATTCGTACGTTGTGGCGGTGCCGAGGCATAACGCTTTGCCTTCAAGATCAGCGAGGGATGAAATACCTGCGTCCGCGCGGACGGCGATGACTGCCGGAGTGTAATAATACGGCACGCTGAAATCGAGAATCTTCTGCCGAGCGGTAGTGATCGTCATGGAACCGACGCTGACGTCCCACTTGTCAGCCCAGGAACCGGCGGTGA contains the following coding sequences:
- a CDS encoding amino acid ABC transporter permease; amino-acid sequence: METTTTSTKSQADLIVEAQQRKQRQFRMGVGATWGVLLLILIFLFSGTTVLGYETIQLDTDFMRANIAFIGSGLGETLLVSILSITLAMTLALLTALGRLSTVPPIFAISTFYVSLIRGTPLYLQIFFFFLALPQLGIILSGLLAGVLALGLNYGAYMSETFRAALASVSKGQREAATALGMTPMQTMRRIILPQALRFAIPPMGNDFISMTKDSALVAATGFVHEVMWRATRVGRAQFHNLEALLMAAIFYWVMTLILTFFQTRLEARLARGDR
- a CDS encoding transporter substrate-binding domain-containing protein; protein product: MKNLYKVLVLVIVAALALTACGGGSGAKADDLLSAIKQRGYILVSTDPNYEPQSFLNTEGKRADGTKCPADALTTAEMQGFDVDVAIAIGDALGVETCFATPSWDTITAGSWADKWDVSVGSMTITTARQKILDFSVPYYYTPAVIAVRADAGISSLADLEGKALCLGTATTYESWLNHDMDGLGLPASSIYAEAPNVTVVPLETDQECAQAIAAGREDFVGYVTSETVVDANIAAGFPVVKLGSPVFSEDLAAAFDKSSSLPTASLVTEVNNIFTKMHEDGKLSELSLKWFDVDLTQAPK